A section of the Methanosarcina mazei S-6 genome encodes:
- a CDS encoding NUDIX hydrolase produces MNLEKPYIISVYALIRNEKGEFLLLRRSENSRTNAGKWDLPGGKVNPDESLKEGVAREVWEETGITMVPGDIAGQVNFELTEKKVIAIVFDGGYVVADVKLSYEHIEYSWVSLEKILGMETLPAYFRDFFERFDRENKKPSKLFI; encoded by the coding sequence ATGAACCTGGAGAAACCTTATATCATTTCCGTATATGCTCTCATCCGGAACGAAAAAGGGGAATTTCTGCTGCTCAGGCGCTCGGAAAATTCCCGCACCAATGCAGGAAAGTGGGACCTTCCGGGAGGAAAGGTAAACCCGGACGAGTCTCTTAAAGAAGGGGTTGCGCGTGAAGTCTGGGAGGAAACCGGAATTACAATGGTTCCCGGGGATATTGCAGGGCAGGTAAACTTTGAACTCACTGAAAAGAAGGTCATTGCTATCGTGTTTGATGGGGGGTATGTTGTCGCTGACGTTAAATTGAGCTATGAGCACATTGAATATTCCTGGGTCTCGCTGGAAAAGATTCTCGGTATGGAGACGCTCCCGGCTTATTTCCGGGATTTCTTTGAAAGGTTTGATCGTGAGAACAAAAAACCTTCAAAGCTCTTTATTTAA
- a CDS encoding matrixin family metalloprotease codes for MLIVFLIPAVSAESGEVPEKILDKPWDHSPITVYIDDKNTPSRYSPTYYEQVEKALEYWEEGGNGNLNYTPVFEIVDSENADIKIRWVENLEKVEDAPSGVAGYAKPRISGDRFIEVEIVLEVGNYQGRSWRQYGDSTMLSISKHELGHALGLGHSDNPRDIMYPKYEMRDNINPILWSRYGGLIRAAIFLALAVLLFLGISWQKSRRKRKKLEDEYFKE; via the coding sequence TTGCTGATAGTATTTTTAATACCTGCCGTTTCCGCAGAATCCGGGGAAGTCCCGGAAAAAATTCTCGATAAACCCTGGGACCATTCCCCAATCACAGTATACATTGACGATAAGAATACCCCTTCCCGTTACAGCCCCACATATTATGAACAGGTAGAAAAAGCTCTTGAATACTGGGAAGAAGGAGGAAACGGGAACCTTAATTATACCCCTGTTTTTGAGATCGTTGATTCCGAAAATGCTGACATAAAGATAAGGTGGGTTGAAAACCTTGAGAAAGTAGAGGACGCTCCTTCAGGTGTGGCAGGCTATGCAAAGCCGAGGATATCCGGAGACCGTTTCATTGAAGTTGAAATAGTACTTGAGGTTGGGAATTATCAGGGCAGGTCATGGCGCCAGTATGGAGACTCAACCATGCTCAGCATTTCAAAGCATGAGCTTGGACATGCCCTTGGTCTCGGTCACAGCGATAACCCGAGGGATATAATGTATCCGAAATATGAAATGAGGGATAACATTAATCCCATATTGTGGAGCAGGTATGGAGGCCTGATACGTGCAGCAATTTTTTTAGCTCTTGCAGTCCTGCTCTTCCTGGGGATAAGCTGGCAGAAAAGCCGAAGAAAAAGAAAAAAACTCGAAGATGAGTATTTTAAAGAATAA
- a CDS encoding carboxymuconolactone decarboxylase family protein, which yields MELEDIVEILKNDPQKVIPKLLDDVREQYGEVPYIMNFMKDLPEIFIPKTLYDNSIMREVKNLDQDTVELISIGVASALRCEHCLKMHVRIAKRRGISKEKIFSAIMIGASLSNAAVLAESTRALASEFPDENGKNKEEKNEEKEQCDDPDCEVCNIAGAHIKQT from the coding sequence ATGGAACTTGAGGATATTGTGGAAATTTTAAAAAATGATCCCCAAAAAGTCATTCCTAAGCTCCTTGATGACGTTCGGGAGCAGTATGGAGAAGTCCCCTATATTATGAATTTTATGAAAGATCTCCCTGAGATCTTCATTCCGAAAACCCTTTATGATAACTCCATCATGCGGGAGGTAAAAAATCTCGACCAGGATACCGTGGAACTTATCTCCATTGGAGTGGCTTCTGCCCTTCGCTGTGAACACTGTTTGAAGATGCATGTAAGAATAGCTAAAAGAAGAGGGATTTCAAAAGAAAAAATATTTTCTGCAATAATGATAGGGGCATCTCTGTCAAATGCTGCGGTGCTTGCAGAAAGTACAAGAGCTCTTGCTTCGGAATTTCCAGATGAGAATGGAAAAAATAAAGAAGAAAAAAACGAAGAAAAAGAGCAATGCGACGACCCTGACTGCGAGGTATGCAATATTGCCGGAGCACATATAAAGCAAACATGA
- a CDS encoding methanogenesis marker 7 protein, which yields MAVLLPYLYTGGVHKHGLLIELMEDLGGYIIQKVVTGTEVNLIMLVPEKDVDIVKKLSKELLGILVEAPLTGVEIAVVSPTLASHHLPHSACDVAEYLRHPGANTNMLGLARGMGRRVSLSMDYERKLINEHDIAVFTFGSFSDCITKKKPKLFEGIEIPIVVTGGPSDLKTEDIQGADLYVGNIGRVSHRLRRTEEVNALENLNQEVSKIADSIRKQQARDPLAVLPARVMKEIENQVPEIRTVLSPAPLTLQLDGVRVKLPYDQFHEKIEKLEFDEGVTLSELANISRSKMKNYILIKIKSKSDIGFAI from the coding sequence ATGGCTGTACTCCTACCCTATCTTTATACCGGCGGAGTCCATAAGCACGGGCTTCTAATCGAGCTGATGGAAGACCTTGGAGGATACATAATTCAGAAAGTGGTTACAGGGACCGAAGTCAATCTCATAATGCTTGTGCCTGAAAAAGACGTTGATATTGTGAAAAAACTTTCTAAAGAACTGCTTGGAATACTGGTGGAAGCGCCTTTAACAGGTGTGGAAATCGCAGTTGTATCCCCAACACTTGCTTCTCATCACCTGCCCCACTCAGCCTGCGATGTAGCAGAATACCTGCGTCACCCCGGAGCCAATACGAACATGTTAGGGCTCGCACGAGGGATGGGGCGAAGGGTATCCCTTTCAATGGACTACGAAAGGAAGCTGATTAACGAGCACGATATTGCAGTTTTCACCTTTGGCTCTTTCAGTGACTGCATCACAAAAAAGAAGCCAAAACTTTTTGAAGGCATAGAGATACCCATTGTGGTGACAGGTGGGCCTTCAGATCTTAAAACGGAGGATATTCAGGGAGCAGACCTCTACGTAGGAAATATCGGAAGAGTTTCCCACAGGTTAAGAAGAACTGAGGAAGTTAATGCCCTTGAGAATCTTAACCAGGAGGTTTCAAAAATAGCGGACAGTATTCGCAAACAGCAGGCAAGAGATCCTCTGGCAGTACTTCCTGCAAGGGTGATGAAAGAGATAGAAAATCAGGTCCCGGAAATCCGTACTGTGCTCTCTCCCGCCCCGCTTACCCTTCAGCTCGATGGGGTCAGGGTAAAACTGCCGTATGACCAATTCCATGAAAAGATAGAAAAGCTGGAGTTTGATGAAGGGGTTACTCTTTCAGAGCTTGCAAATATTTCGCGATCAAAAATGAAAAATTATATATTGATAAAAATCAAATCTAAATCCGACATAGGTTTTGCAATTTGA
- a CDS encoding methanogenesis marker 17 protein, producing the protein MDSLETFVVESAIDSETEFYRKIIEDNLASLKLAPAIGRIKVVLRPEDSLFQMAIILRDVGTRVTTIDIADVETKPVAGEVVISIKKEQYIPELLVKLWERYGKANISQPDRWTVTISTDKPAEEAEFIKEMLIADPRHRLHENLVDFAIRVTPEGFRVRYHLYKGNRFVFVASEETLEREWIEEAGAMLDELMEGGKK; encoded by the coding sequence ATGGATTCGCTTGAGACCTTTGTTGTCGAGTCCGCAATTGATTCGGAAACGGAGTTTTACAGAAAGATCATCGAGGACAACCTTGCGAGTCTCAAGCTTGCCCCTGCAATAGGAAGAATCAAGGTAGTACTGAGACCTGAAGATTCCCTTTTCCAGATGGCAATCATCCTGAGGGATGTAGGCACCAGGGTTACGACAATCGATATTGCCGACGTGGAAACAAAACCCGTCGCCGGCGAAGTAGTGATCTCTATTAAAAAAGAACAGTATATCCCGGAACTGCTTGTAAAACTCTGGGAACGCTACGGAAAAGCAAACATCAGTCAGCCGGACCGCTGGACAGTGACCATCAGTACGGATAAGCCTGCAGAAGAGGCTGAATTTATTAAAGAAATGCTGATTGCAGATCCCAGGCACAGGCTTCATGAAAACCTTGTGGACTTTGCAATCCGGGTAACACCAGAGGGTTTCAGGGTGCGCTACCACCTTTATAAAGGCAATCGCTTTGTATTTGTAGCATCAGAAGAAACATTAGAGCGTGAGTGGATCGAAGAAGCAGGAGCAATGCTAGACGAATTAATGGAAGGAGGGAAAAAGTAA
- a CDS encoding methanogenesis marker 15 protein, whose amino-acid sequence MSTEESGLVKIALVSCGSEYAGVQPEFDEAAAKVKAKFIFPEVDVASIDTIGRDFGLEVASGDLRLMMARAKAVVEGTTNADGVFITTCFRCAEGAIVRNEVRRYIHRHSNIPVISYSFTESTTAGTLLTRLEALTTIVRRRHLLTREVQHGLTAGIDSGSTTTKAVVMKDNKIIGKGWVPTTKVIESAEEAYSIALKEAGVSREEVQAMGTTGYGRFLIGNHFNAQLIQEEITVNSKGAVYLADRQKGPATVIDIGGMDNKAISVEDGIPGMFTMGGICAGASGRFFEMISKRLGVDITELGALAVKGMHENVSMNSYCIVFGIQSLVNSLAKGSTPEDVAAAACYSVVEQIYEQQLQEVDVKEPLILVGGSSLIEGVPKALGKLLKIDVLVPENSHLIGAVGAALLASGFVEE is encoded by the coding sequence ATGAGCACTGAAGAATCCGGACTTGTCAAGATTGCCCTGGTGTCCTGCGGCTCCGAATATGCGGGAGTCCAGCCTGAATTTGATGAAGCTGCAGCCAAAGTGAAAGCAAAATTTATTTTTCCTGAAGTTGACGTTGCATCCATAGACACCATAGGCAGGGATTTCGGGCTTGAAGTTGCAAGCGGAGACCTGAGGCTTATGATGGCTCGGGCAAAAGCTGTCGTTGAAGGGACAACCAATGCCGATGGAGTCTTTATCACTACCTGCTTTCGCTGTGCAGAAGGAGCTATCGTACGGAACGAGGTCAGAAGGTACATCCATAGACACTCGAATATTCCGGTTATTAGCTACTCTTTTACCGAGAGCACCACTGCAGGTACTCTGCTCACCCGACTGGAAGCCCTTACTACAATTGTCAGACGCAGGCACCTCCTTACAAGGGAAGTTCAGCACGGGCTTACTGCCGGGATAGACTCAGGGTCAACAACTACAAAAGCAGTGGTAATGAAGGACAATAAAATAATAGGCAAAGGGTGGGTGCCGACAACAAAAGTCATTGAGAGCGCTGAAGAAGCATACTCTATTGCCCTGAAAGAAGCCGGAGTTTCCAGGGAAGAAGTCCAGGCTATGGGAACGACAGGATACGGACGCTTCCTTATAGGAAACCATTTTAACGCTCAGCTTATCCAGGAAGAGATAACCGTCAATTCAAAGGGAGCGGTCTATCTCGCAGACAGGCAGAAGGGGCCTGCAACAGTTATTGACATAGGCGGGATGGACAACAAGGCGATCTCGGTTGAAGATGGAATTCCGGGAATGTTTACAATGGGCGGGATCTGCGCCGGAGCTTCAGGACGTTTCTTTGAAATGATTTCAAAAAGACTTGGTGTGGATATCACCGAACTTGGAGCTCTTGCAGTTAAAGGTATGCATGAAAATGTATCCATGAACAGCTACTGCATAGTTTTCGGGATTCAGTCCCTTGTAAATTCCCTTGCCAAAGGGTCCACCCCTGAAGATGTAGCCGCTGCTGCATGTTATAGTGTGGTAGAGCAGATTTATGAGCAGCAGCTTCAGGAAGTTGACGTAAAAGAACCCCTGATTCTCGTAGGCGGCTCTTCCCTGATCGAAGGGGTTCCAAAAGCCCTTGGAAAGCTTCTCAAGATCGATGTCCTTGTTCCTGAAAACTCCCACCTGATAGGGGCAGTAGGAGCAGCACTTCTTGCTTCCGGCTTCGTGGAGGAGTGA
- a CDS encoding methanogenesis marker 5 protein, with the protein MVKVFIYPINSLILADLVERFGHRPLSMMNQIREKVTNIGLDSPPINITSEDPKLGLKYAAIEVPAGVRGRMSLIGPLIEETEAAIIVENPPANFGCVGCNRTNELMKYLVRSKNVPILEVKYPESSEEARDFVSQIAEFLESLPKENSEESNKADKEKTAEEEDSK; encoded by the coding sequence TTGGTAAAGGTTTTCATTTACCCTATAAACAGTCTTATTCTTGCTGATCTTGTTGAACGTTTCGGGCACAGGCCCCTTAGCATGATGAACCAGATACGAGAAAAAGTTACAAACATCGGCCTGGACTCTCCCCCTATTAATATCACTTCCGAAGACCCTAAACTTGGTCTTAAATATGCTGCAATTGAAGTGCCTGCCGGAGTAAGAGGAAGGATGTCACTTATAGGTCCACTGATAGAAGAGACCGAAGCTGCAATTATAGTTGAAAATCCTCCTGCTAATTTTGGCTGTGTGGGCTGTAACCGTACAAATGAGTTAATGAAATATCTGGTCCGCTCAAAAAATGTCCCCATACTTGAAGTAAAGTATCCTGAATCCAGTGAAGAAGCCCGGGATTTTGTAAGCCAGATCGCAGAATTCCTGGAATCATTGCCTAAAGAAAATTCTGAAGAAAGTAATAAGGCAGACAAAGAAAAAACAGCTGAAGAGGAGGACAGTAAATGA
- a CDS encoding methanogenesis marker 6 protein, whose amino-acid sequence MTEIKKEEITKVIVISSDKVLPSDAAMKIYESEFPVTVKETCFGLIVTGPKEDVLSVAEKIRELDKNHIFIKDRGFPAGDERRCRASRGGGPRPGFHFLREEVEMLPAIGAALDDLEAKGCVKEKPEEKRRLKVSELEKVIEAELSR is encoded by the coding sequence ATGACAGAGATAAAAAAGGAAGAGATTACGAAAGTTATTGTAATCAGTTCGGATAAAGTGCTGCCTTCAGACGCAGCCATGAAGATTTACGAATCAGAGTTTCCGGTTACTGTAAAGGAAACCTGCTTTGGATTGATTGTAACAGGTCCTAAAGAAGATGTTTTATCAGTGGCCGAAAAGATCCGGGAACTGGATAAAAACCATATTTTTATAAAAGATAGGGGATTTCCTGCTGGCGACGAGAGACGCTGCCGGGCAAGCCGGGGGGGAGGTCCGAGACCTGGATTCCATTTCCTGAGAGAAGAAGTTGAGATGCTCCCTGCCATAGGGGCTGCACTCGATGACCTGGAAGCAAAAGGATGTGTAAAAGAGAAGCCAGAGGAGAAACGCAGACTTAAAGTTTCGGAGCTTGAAAAAGTTATTGAAGCGGAACTTTCGAGGTGA
- the mmp3 gene encoding methyl-coenzyme M reductase-associated protein Mmp3, with amino-acid sequence MPITSNEISVEVNGQVYTLPAGSTLGDALKVSRAPYIAGAAIGILKKAAEKRTEKITEYAINTPKGELRIEIKDPESTSGKLWAEHYKEYEGKDIHWESPEALAFGPFEADIKPSRETGNFEAFDVLFGAGGFDPHNTHLILSRKRHSAEYGSPDDGVFASIVTGRKIISKISKEDSILSIEPVIEWERITEKTCTTDLSTPLEDEDSVYTYFEVELSRNAPVGAEHFYALTREGTLKVDAVTSSFISDDSLREVPAPYENFEQRREGAISVRTVGYGTGRIYISREERPSSLVHSVVGQVTKGLELIKLAEKGQKLSVESLPPQIVLLGHSFEEVEPLLSSIGVELIKEGYAGENSVIVRQEPPTTLEILGEAKVKAYAVARTKLIEVELYTEIAPKSIDFFRHALDLKTKTVGKLPVHMIYETTYLFKTEKEMVKYKEILPENTPEKKVLAGEIGITNQAAKRMGTIGVRLIDDDLFGPTGEKFSSTNIIGRIVEPDRLKGIKEGDAIYITEVARKENGGQKN; translated from the coding sequence GTGCCGATTACGAGTAATGAGATCAGCGTAGAGGTGAACGGGCAGGTTTACACTTTGCCCGCAGGCTCTACCCTTGGAGACGCCCTTAAAGTTTCCAGAGCCCCCTACATAGCCGGTGCAGCGATTGGGATTCTCAAAAAAGCCGCTGAAAAGAGAACGGAGAAAATCACCGAATACGCTATCAATACGCCCAAAGGGGAGCTGAGGATAGAAATCAAAGACCCCGAGTCAACCTCAGGAAAATTATGGGCCGAACATTATAAAGAATACGAAGGAAAGGACATCCACTGGGAAAGCCCTGAAGCTCTGGCTTTCGGACCTTTTGAAGCCGATATAAAACCTTCGCGTGAAACAGGAAACTTTGAAGCTTTTGATGTCCTTTTCGGAGCTGGAGGGTTTGATCCGCACAATACTCATCTGATCCTGTCAAGGAAAAGACATTCAGCCGAGTATGGGTCTCCTGATGATGGTGTTTTTGCAAGCATTGTAACCGGGAGAAAAATAATTTCCAAGATTTCCAAAGAAGATTCTATCCTGAGCATAGAGCCTGTTATAGAATGGGAACGGATTACAGAGAAAACATGCACTACCGACCTCTCGACCCCTCTCGAAGACGAGGACAGTGTATATACTTATTTTGAGGTTGAGCTTTCCAGAAATGCTCCTGTGGGGGCAGAGCATTTCTATGCCCTGACCCGTGAAGGGACACTTAAAGTAGATGCGGTTACCAGCTCGTTTATTTCTGACGACAGTCTCAGGGAAGTGCCTGCTCCTTATGAAAATTTTGAGCAGAGAAGAGAAGGTGCCATTTCGGTAAGGACAGTTGGATACGGGACAGGTAGAATATATATTTCAAGAGAAGAACGCCCTTCAAGCCTTGTGCATTCTGTCGTGGGACAGGTAACAAAAGGGCTCGAACTCATAAAACTTGCAGAAAAGGGGCAAAAACTGTCAGTAGAAAGTCTTCCTCCCCAGATCGTCCTTCTAGGGCACAGCTTTGAAGAGGTGGAGCCTTTACTTTCCTCTATTGGAGTTGAACTGATAAAAGAAGGCTACGCCGGAGAAAATTCGGTGATTGTCAGGCAGGAACCCCCAACTACCCTGGAAATTCTCGGAGAGGCTAAAGTAAAGGCATATGCCGTAGCCAGGACAAAACTCATCGAGGTTGAACTTTATACGGAGATAGCTCCAAAATCTATTGACTTTTTCCGCCACGCTCTTGATCTTAAAACCAAAACCGTCGGAAAACTTCCCGTTCATATGATATACGAGACCACTTACCTTTTTAAAACGGAAAAGGAAATGGTGAAATATAAGGAAATCCTCCCTGAAAACACGCCTGAGAAGAAAGTACTGGCTGGGGAAATAGGAATCACAAACCAGGCAGCAAAGAGAATGGGTACAATAGGAGTCAGACTTATAGATGACGATCTTTTCGGCCCCACAGGAGAGAAATTCTCTTCCACAAACATTATCGGCAGAATTGTCGAGCCTGACAGACTCAAAGGCATCAAAGAAGGAGATGCCATATACATAACCGAAGTTGCACGCAAAGAAAATGGTGGCCAGAAAAATTGA
- the atwA gene encoding methyl coenzyme M reductase system, component A2 produces MPVFIEVKNLTVDFDGLKALKNVNLKINEGEVVGILGKSGSGKTILMHVLRGTESFENISGEVIYHLARCEKCGYIERPSRVGQKCPVCGETLESFKADFIKLSLYDPVRKDITKRIAIMLQRTFALYGDERVLVNVINSLNEIGYKGDDAMKKAVELLEEVNLSHRMMHVARELSGGEKQRVVLARQLVRNPLLLLADEPTGTLDPMTAKLVHEAIIKAVKNYDMSMVLTSHWPEVIEKLADKAILLENGEVVQEGNPLEVSAVFMQSASMVRQDRNVLVGEPIIRVRNLSKRYISVDRGVVRAVDNISFEVKEGEIFGLVGVSGAGKTTTSKILMGILPPTSGEVEVRIGDEWVDMTKLGVDNKGRATKYMGFLHQEYGLYTHSSVIDNLTESISLDLPFELGVRKAVITLKAAGFEEDKAKSILPKMTDEMSEGERHRIALAQVLIKEPRIVIMDEPTGTMDPITKVAVTNSILKAREEIGETFVIVSHDMDFVNEICDRVALMRDGKIVDIGQPKNVLSQLTEEEKIKAAEEI; encoded by the coding sequence TGTGTTGCGCGGGACAGAATCATTTGAAAACATCTCAGGCGAAGTAATATATCATCTGGCCCGCTGTGAAAAATGTGGATATATAGAACGTCCAAGCAGAGTAGGACAGAAATGCCCGGTCTGTGGCGAGACTCTTGAGTCATTTAAAGCCGATTTCATAAAACTTTCTCTTTATGATCCGGTGAGAAAGGATATCACCAAACGTATTGCAATCATGCTCCAGAGAACCTTTGCCCTTTATGGTGATGAAAGAGTTCTTGTAAATGTCATAAACTCCCTTAATGAAATCGGGTATAAGGGAGATGACGCCATGAAAAAGGCAGTTGAACTCCTTGAAGAAGTAAACTTAAGCCACCGCATGATGCATGTTGCAAGGGAGCTGTCGGGAGGAGAAAAACAGAGGGTTGTACTTGCAAGGCAGCTCGTAAGGAACCCCCTGCTGCTGTTAGCAGACGAACCCACAGGGACTCTTGACCCCATGACGGCAAAACTGGTTCATGAAGCTATTATAAAAGCTGTCAAGAACTACGATATGAGCATGGTGCTCACCTCACACTGGCCCGAGGTAATAGAGAAACTGGCAGATAAGGCAATCCTGCTTGAAAATGGGGAAGTCGTTCAGGAAGGAAACCCGCTTGAGGTTTCTGCAGTCTTTATGCAAAGTGCATCCATGGTCAGGCAGGACAGGAATGTCCTGGTAGGGGAGCCTATTATCCGCGTAAGGAACCTGTCAAAACGTTATATTTCAGTTGACAGGGGCGTTGTAAGGGCTGTTGACAATATATCTTTTGAAGTGAAGGAAGGAGAAATATTCGGACTTGTCGGAGTAAGCGGGGCAGGCAAGACCACGACCTCAAAAATCCTTATGGGGATTTTACCGCCAACCTCAGGAGAAGTCGAAGTCCGCATCGGAGACGAATGGGTGGACATGACAAAACTGGGAGTTGATAATAAAGGCAGGGCAACGAAATACATGGGATTCCTGCACCAGGAATATGGGCTTTACACCCACAGTTCCGTAATAGACAACCTTACAGAATCCATCAGCCTTGACCTCCCATTTGAACTGGGGGTAAGAAAAGCCGTAATAACTCTTAAAGCCGCAGGGTTTGAAGAAGACAAGGCAAAAAGTATTTTACCCAAAATGACCGATGAAATGAGTGAAGGGGAGCGGCATAGGATTGCACTTGCGCAGGTTCTGATCAAGGAGCCAAGAATCGTCATTATGGACGAGCCAACCGGGACAATGGACCCAATTACAAAAGTTGCGGTGACAAATTCGATTCTTAAAGCCAGAGAAGAAATCGGAGAAACGTTTGTTATTGTCTCGCACGATATGGACTTTGTAAATGAGATCTGCGACCGCGTCGCACTTATGCGCGATGGGAAGATAGTGGATATAGGTCAGCCAAAGAACGTACTTTCCCAGCTTACAGAAGAAGAAAAGATCAAAGCTGCAGAAGAAATATAA